AATTTCAAAAAATAAAGTTTGAGGAACTCTACCCATGCCTTTAATTAAATAATTTACTTTTGCGAATTTAATAATGTTTTTCCATTCTTTTTTTATATTCAATGACCCCTTCAATGGTTTCTATTTCTTTATATAATACAATAGACACCCTATTCGTAGCAGGGATCAGTGCAAATGCATTAACAGCAATTTGAATATTTTCTCCAGTTTATATGCTGATTGTATCAATCGGACAAGGTTTAAGTACAGGAATGATAAGCATAATGTCCAATTACATAGGAGCAAATGAAAAAGAAAAAGCAAATAACGTCTTTTGGCAGAGGATTTTAATATCCATTATAATTTCAATAATCTGTTTTGTATTTGCATTTTTTGGTCTTAAAGAACTATTAATTATCATGGGAGCAGAATCTGTAATAGATCTTACTATGGATTATGCTCAAACAGTATTTGCAGGAAGTATTATAATAATTTTAAATACTGTAACAATTTCATCTTTAAGAGCAGAAGGAGATATGAAAAAAGCATCAAATATTACCATTTTTGGATTTGTTTTGAATATAATTCTTGATTACTTCTTAATATATTTCCTTAATTTTGGAATTTGGGGAGCTGGTGCTGCAACAATACTATCCACATTAATTGGAACAATTGTTGTTATATACTGGCTATTTGTTAAGAAAGATACATACCTACAAACTAAATGGTCTCATTTTAAATTTAATATGAAATATATAAAAAATATACTATCTTTAAGTATTCCAGCTACTTTAGAAGGGTTTGTAATGAGTTTTCTGTTTATATTTGTTAATATGATGTTAATAGTAGCTGGTGGAGACATCCATGTTGTAGCATTTACAGGATCTTGGAAAATACTGTCCTTAGGAATGATACCTGCAATAGGAGTTGAAGCAGCTATTTTAACTATTTCCGGATATTATTTTGGATCTGGAAATTATAAGAGAATTAAAAGCATATATAAATATTCAATTATATTTTCCACAACCATCTCAATCATAATAGCTATTATCCTATTTATTTTTGCAAACCAAATTTCATACTTATTCACATTATTAAATGGATAAATCAATAGGTTACTTAATAGTAAATATCATAAGATTATTTGGAATTTATATAATATTTGTTCCACTTGGTCTTTCATCAACCGCAATGTTTCAATCAGCACAAAAAGGATTTACTTCTTTATCTTTAGTTATTTTAAGAGATCTTTTATTATCAGCAATTTTTGCGTATATATTGGGAATTCTATTAAACTTCGGAGTTTATGGAATTTATGTAGGAATCATACTTGGGATGATTGTATCTTCCATATTTAGTTATTTCTACTTTAATTGGTATTTAGATAAACTTAAAAATAATTAAACACTAGATTTAATATTATGTAACCACAGTTTAATAAAGAGATGTTAAATAATAATTCATTAGATTCTTTAATATCTATAATCGATAGAAACTTTAAAATCGCTTGTTTAGATAAATTTGATGAATTAGATTTAACTTTTCATAATTATATGACTTTAGAATTTATATATAATCATGAAAATGTAATTCAAAAAGATTTAGCTAGGTTATTCCATAGAAATCAAAGTACAATAACCAGATCTATTGATAAATTGGAAAATAAAGGATTTGTTGAAAGAATTCATGATGATAATAATAAAAAAAATAATATTATCATATTAACTACTAAAGGCCAAAAAGCTGTAGAGGAAATAAATAGTTTTAAAAAAGACTTGGAAAAGGATTTAGTTTATAATTTCACAGAAAATGAAAGAGAAATATTCAAGAAACTATTAAATAGGTTAATTCATAATTTTAATAGTTATATTTTCAAATAATCCCACAATTTATATTTTCTAAAATTTTATTATAATAACAGTACTAAAAAAATATTTATTTTATATGTATTGGTGGATTTTCTTCTTGTTTTTCATGTGACTGTTTAGCTAGTAATTTTAACCATGCATTATCAATTTCAATAAGCAAGTAATTTCAACATCTAAATAATCTTACTTCTGTTGTTGAATATCACTAAAGCATATGATTAAAACTAGAATTAAGTATTATATAAAAAGAGAAGTAGATAATTATTTCATCTAGTGTTTTTTGGAAACATTTCTTCAGATATTTCTTGTCTTCGTTACTCATTCCAATAGCTTCTGCGATTTTTAGAACACAAAAATCTATCATTCATACATATTAACTTCGCTGATAAACTCTCCATCTTGGTATTAATATTTACAATAGTCATGGCTTTTAGATAATCATTTTTCAGTTCAAAATCATTACCACTCATTGACCTTGTACCTAATTGAGAAAATTTCATATTTTCAAAATTCATAATAAAACCACTTGTTGTGCGCAAGCCATATATAACTTTTCACTAATCATTTACCAACTTAAAAAAAAACATCTAATTATTCACCCTTTTTTAAAATGTTTTGAATATAACATTTAAAACAAAAATTAGCTTGTAAACAGGAACATAACAATCATAGACAGATGAGTTTGAGTTTATGTAAAAACTAAAATTTGATTAACATATTTATATTTTGAAATCAAAAATTAACATATTATAATTATGGATGTTTTATTATGAAAGTGACTTTAGTTAATCCACCACAAACTGCATCTAAATATAAATTCATGGGTGTTATTGCACCACCTTTAGGTATTGGTTATATAGCCGCAGTTTTGCGAGATAATGGAATTGATGTTAATATTCTTGATGCTTCTGCAGAGGATATGGATTTTAAGGAATTTTCAGAAGAAATCAAAAATAGAAGTCCTGACATCATTTCAATATCTGCACTTACACCAACAATAAATAAAGCTTTAGAAACAGCTAAAACAGCAAAAGAAGTGCTTCCTAATTCAATTATTGTAATGGGAGGATATCATCCAACTTTTGATTTTGAAGAAACATTGAAAAATGACTTTGTTGATATTGTTATTCGTGGCGAAGGAGAATATGTTCTTAGGGATTTAGTTGAAACTATTGAAAATAATGGCGATTTAAGGGAAGTTAGAGGAATTGTCTTTAAAGAAGATGACAACATTGTTTTAAATCCAAATGCTGATTTGATTTATGATTTAGATGCTCTTCCATTCCCTGCTTTCGATTTAATGCCTATGGACAAATATAAACTTTTAGACATGGATACTCACATGGCAACTATGATTACAACAAGAGGATGTCCTATGAAATGCTCCTTCTGTTCTTCTGCTGCAATGCATGGTAGAAAAATGAGACAACGTAGTGTTGATAATATTTTAGCTGAAATTGATTTTTTACGTGAAAAATATGATATTAATACTATTGCATTCATGGATGATACATTCACATTAAAAAAATCAAGATTAATGGAATTTTGTGATAAACTTAAGCAAAAAGATTATGAGATTATGTGGGGCTGTACTGCTCGTGTTGATACTTTAGATGAAGAAGTACTTAAAAACATGAAGGAATCTGGATGTATTACTGTCTTTATGGGTGTAGAATCTGTAGATCAAAACCAGCTTGATTCAATGGATAAAGGAATTACAGTTCCAAAAATTGAAAATGCATTTAAAATGTCAAGAAAATTAGGAATTAGAACAATAGCTTCTGTTGCCTTAGGCATGCCTGGTGACACTAAAAAGATTATGAATAAAACAATTAAATTTGTCCATAAACTTAAACCGAATTATGCTATTTACAGTTTATCTACACCATATCCTGGAACAAGATTTTATAAAGAATCCTTTGAGAAAAATTTAATTAAAGTAAAAGATTGGTCTAAATACACATTAATTAGCCCAATTTTAGAGACCGCAGACTGTTCTTTAAAGGATCTGAGGAAAATGCAGATTAAAGCATTTATAAAATTTTATTTAAGACCACATTATCTTTTAAGTCAATTTAGACAAGATGGAACGTATTTCATTAAAACAATATTTGGTGTAATTAAAACAGCATTAACTAAGAATAATGATAAGAACTCTGGAAAATAACATGAACTTAATGTAAATCTTAATTTCATCATGCAGCATATCGATGAAGACCTTTGACTTTCCTAAATTAAAAAGTGGAATTGAATATTCCACTTATATTTTATTTTTACTTTTCAAATGAGTTCTCACTTTTCTGTAAATATAATATTAACATTAATGGTGCATGACAATGATACGAAAAAAACAATAAAGACTTATTGAATTGGATTTATAATTATGTATTATATTCCACTGATGAAAATAACACTTCAACATTGACATGGAATAGCACACAAAAAGATGCATGGAGATTCCTGCAGTCTATTCCACAAAAGGAAATGGTTCAGAAATACGGATTCTTTTCCAGCCGTTCACACTTTTTTTGTGGTATCCTTTGATGATGTTAAGCAAGTCTTGGAAAGAGATTTATCTCTGAGTTAACATGCAGCAAAAAAATCTACAGGCAAAACTCAAAAATCAATCGTGAAAATTAGAACATGACTGATGTTAGAGGAGCATATCCTGATGCTACATTGGATGATGCAACTGAAGAAAAGTTTCTGTCTAACATGATGCTTAGATTATTAAATACAGGTTATCTTGAATATGTCAATACTGAAGAGAGCATAAAAAGATGTTTATATTAACTGAAAAGGGCAAAGATGCATTGGGGATATATTATAATTCTCAATTGTCCAAACTATTTTTAAAATTCAATTCCTCAGAATTCACTAACATTAACTATTGGTTCAGCTATTAAAAACTTCTTTTCTTGAATGCTTTGATATATCGCATTGGAAAAAAAGGATTGATTTGTGAAAACGATGATGTTAATGTGAATATCACCTCATCAAATCAAATTCAAAAAGAGTAATTATTGGATTATCAATCTCATGTTGTTGGAAACATCAAAGTTGAAATTTTGCATACTATGTTAAATTATTACTTTTGGCTCTTTCAAAAATGTTTTTACAATCAACTTTTAAGGAGCTGAAAAAATGAAAAACAATGCACTATTGAAAACCTGTTCATTACATTCAACCATTCTGAAGGCACTCAAAGGGCATACGTTTATGCACTGGAAAAATATACAACATATTTTGAAATGGAACTTAATGAACTTCTAAAAGAAGCAGAAATCAAGGAATCTGAAGGAATCAAATGAAAACACAGGAAAATCAAATTCAGACTTCTGGAATTCAGACAGTACCTGCTTGAAAACTATACTCTAAACACTGTAAAATCAGTCATGATAAATGACATCAAATTCTACAAGTTCTATGATGTTGAAATCTATGAGTTACCCAAAATCAATGAAAAATCCATTCAAAAGCCGCAGCCGATTTATTTCACTAATCTGCCGGATAAAAAAATCATCAGGGATGCATTGGGTATTGCAAATCCAGTCATGAAGGCCATAATACTGTTTATCTGCTCCAGCGGCTGTGGACGAGCAGAATATCTAAGTTTAACAATTCAGGACTACATCGATGCACTATCTGAATATTTGCCAAAAAATGATTTGTCAATTTTTGAGGTGATTGATTTAATCGATGATGACAAGACAATCATTCCCACGTTCAACATTCGCCGAAAAAAGACCAACAAATACTATACAATCCACTGCAGCCCCGAAGCCATTAAAGCAATAAACGCACATATATTGTCCCGCAGAGATACTGTCACTAACGAGTCCAAACTGTTTAAGATTGCCGTTAATTATCTTACGGTCAATTTTCAAAAAATCCATGATGATTTGGGTCTTGGAAAAATCGGCCCATACAACAGATTCAGAAACCATATGCTGCGGAAATTCCATGCAAGTGCATTATATAATGACGGCATGAGTCTGGATGATGTAAACGATTTGCATGGTAAAGCCAAAAACAAGACTGATCAAGCATACTTCATGATAAACCCAGAGGATTTAAAATACCAGTATATTGAACATATGTCTGCAGTAACCATAAGCACAGAAGTCAAAAAACTGCACGTCAAATCACAGGAGTTTGTAAAAATAGAAAACGAGAAAAACGAACTGATACTGGAACTGGATCGTCTTAGATTTGACATTGACAGTCTTAAAAGCATGATTGGGAAATAATCATTTGAAGCCAAGTGGGGAGTGATGGATGGAAAAAATAATCTAACATTAAATTAAAACTATAAACAATAATAATAACAGTTAACTTCAAATCACATGATTTACTTAATTGTTCTATTTATTTAATTAATTTTAGAAAAACCGTCCATCACATGACCTATAAAACTAAATACATAAATTGAAAAAAATGTTTAAATGAGTTATTTTTAAAAATAAAGAAATTTAAATGGGAGTTATCCCAACATCAATTATGGACGAAAATTAATACTCCATATTTAATTAATAGTAGACAATATAATTATAATGACTTAATCATATATAATGTATTTAATTAATCAATGCGAAAACCGTCCATATGATTAAATATAATAATAATTAGTATTTTTAACCTTCTTATTATTAATTAATTTTTTATCAACCAAATCGTTTAAATCCAAATTACATATTACATTTTTATTAAACATGGTTTCACCATAATTTTATTTTTAAAAATTTATTGATGAGTCAATAAAAATAACCAACAAAAAGTAACACTATAAATCCATCACTCTTTTAGCCACATATTCCTGAGTAGCTAAAGTAACCATATCCTTGAAGTTTTCAAACTTAGTGTTTGCTTTAATAAAAGCATTTAGTTCTTCATTTAAATACAACTCTTCAGCAGTTGTTTCAGTCAGTTCTAATCCATATTTATCAATCATATCATCATAACTTCTAAATGTAGTGTTTGTTCGTATAAAATCAGTATTCAATATATCACTTAACTTGTAAGTGTTTATTCCTGATACTTCTTCAATATTTTTTCGTAATTTATCTAAAAATTGCATAATATCACCTTTTGACATAAATACAGCAATGATTTTTCACCATAAAGTGATTATTATATTTTTCATTATCCAAAATGATTTTTAAAATCATAATTTGCATTTTTTATCTATTAATATACGTAATGGGTCAGGTTGTTGGTCATTTACATCAACTACATTACAGTAATTAATCTGGTGTGGTTTATACTCATGATTGGAATAACATTCTATATACTAGGTATTATAAAACTACTATAATATAAAAGTTTCGGATATGATACCAAATATCAGATACATTTATATCCTATTACAGATAGATAATATAATAGATTATCCATAACTAATATTTATCCAAGAGGTGAGAAAACATGCTTATATTAGCTACAAGTAAAATTCAAAGTAATTACCAAACCACAATCCCAAAAGAGATTAGAAAAAACTATGATATTGATGATGATACCGTCGTAGAATGGGCCATCAACAATAATGGAAATCCAGAAATAAATTTCAGAAAAAAAAGAAACTTTAAAGATTTAGTTGGAGCTTTTAAATCCGATGAACGAACAAATGCTGTAGAATTAAAAAGGAGTTTATGCGAATGAGAAAAGTATTTTTAGACACTTCATTCATAATGGGATTTGTCAATTCCAATGATGATTTACATGAAAATGCAATAAAATTGGAAGAGACAGAAAATGTATTGTCACAGGACTGTTATATAAACAATAACGTGTTAAATGAAGTTTTAACATTAACTGGTAGGAAAATTAACATCAATGCGGCAGAAGAAACATATTATGGTTTAATTGATAGTTTTGAAATATTAAATGAATACAATATTGTCAACTACACCAGCAAAACCTTTGATATTTTCAAAAGAGTTGTTGGACCAAACAGCAAAAAAACAAAATTAAGCTTCACAGATTCAAGCATAATTTTAACTATGAAAGAATCAAATATAACAGATTTGGTTAGTTTTGATCAACAGTTCAAACATTTCGATGAAATAAATTTAATTGGCTCAAATTACTTATAACATATTAATCTATACCAAACACCCAAAAATTTAATATGAATTTAAAAAATAAAATTAAATGAAAAACATTCCTACAAGAGCCAAAATAGTATACAAAATTCAGTTCCAACTGGAAACATTGAGAATCATAATAGAGCAATAGCTGAATGTAATGTATTATTTCATTATCTTTTCAAATCGAAACATTTCCTCATCTCTCATTGGATGGTCTTTATCCCAACCATGTTCGGGATTCTTTTCATTGAAAAATTCCACTATGCTAAACCCCAATTTGTTTACGTAAAAATGAATATTCCTTTTATCGAAGTAGGGAGTGCAGGTTTCCCATATTTTTGTATTCGGATATAAAATTTCTATTTCATTCCATATCTTCTGTCCTATGCCTTTGTTTTGAGTGGTTGCGCTTACAAACAGGAAAATCCAGGTGGTTGTGTTGTGTTTTTTCATTTGTTTCAACGATCACTCCACCTAAAATAATCCCAGTATTTTTCATTACATAAGCATGAGTGTTTTCTTTTTTCAAGCATTCGTCAATGTCCTTTTCAGGCAAAACTAATTCTTCACATTTACCATAAACATTTTCATAACCATATTGGAATGATTCCTGAAGCAACCTTTTAAATTCAGATAAATCCTCATCTTGCAATCCAATTAATTCCATATATAATTTATATAACTCACTACTTTCAAATAGTTTTCATTGAAATGTCATTATATACTTTAATGGAAACATAATCTCTTAACATTATCATTGGATATTTATCAATCACTTCAATATGCAAAATTAAATTATGAAAAAAATAATTTTAATGTCAAGTATTTAATTAAATGCTTTGAAAAGGATTTAATATAAATTTTATAAACATTTACAAACTTATATTTATCTATCTATTTGACTGTGAAAAATGAATCAGAGATTTATTAAAATTGGTTGATGATTAATCTTTTAATGAAAAAATATATTTTAAAATATAATAGTCCTATTGATATTATCCGGTTTTAAAAAACAATATTAATGTCTTATTGCAGAGAAAAAAATCTCTACAATACCCTACATTGACATTGATTAAAAACATTTTTTGCATCATAATAGAGGTTTACTTAAAAGTAAATCCCTTGTATAACCCTATTTTTAAAAAACATGTATAAACTTAACTAATTTCCGAAAAAATAGGCAATTAAATAGTAACTGTCTCAGGGAAAAAGCCTAGCGAAAACATTAGTTTTCAAAGTCCTTATTGACTTGTTTATATTTAATTACCTTTTATGAGATTGAAAATACCCCATTATTTAAAATAATAAAACCACATAAATCATATAATTTCAATACCAAAGAGTTTACACTGCCAAAAACTTTAAACAATCTATTTTAAACAGCCAATTGGAATAACTTTAACTCCATCTTTTCTGGTATGTGCTATTTCTCCTCCAGTTAAAACCGCTAAAAAACTAGGATTTCTAATTTCATCATTAGCTTCAATTAATTTATTTACCTTTAGTAAATTTTGAGCACCTTCTTCTATTTTAGTTTTTCCTAATTTGCATTCGATTAAAGCATATCTTCCGTCATTGAGATGTACAACACAATCAACCTCAACATCAGAATTATCATGATAATAAGATATTGAGCCTCCGAATTTAGAAGTGTATACACTTAAATCACGAATGCATAAATTTTCAAAAATAAAACCAAAAGTTTTCAGACCATCAAGTGTATTAAAAGCTTCAGGCCCCATGTTTAAAGCAGCTACTGAAATTGAAGGATCAATAAAGACTTTTTTATTACCTGATCTCATTGATGATTTGGATCTGATGTTTGGAGCCCATCCCCTTAAATCTTCAATGACGAATAAACGTTTCAATGAATCAATATATGAATAATATGTTGGTTTGCTAATATCCCCAAAATTAGCGGAAATATCCGCTATTATTGTTGTGTCCTTAGCCAAAGTAGAATTGTTTCTAGCAATAGCCTTTAAAATGACTTTAACTCTATCAGGGTCACGTTTAACACCATCAACCTTGGAAATATCACTTTCAGCTATGTTATCTAAATAATTATAAGCAATTAATAATTTATCTTTATCATCCTTTTTGTTTATAGAATCTGGCCAACCTCCACGACATGCTGCAAAAATTAAATCATCCATTGTTAAATTAGATTCAATACCATCAATATTCATATTGGGATTATCAAATAATTCTTCAATAGAAATATTTCCATTTGATTCACCACTTTCATATAAACTCATAGGCCTCATAAATAGTCTATGAATTCTACCAGTTCCCGAATGCATTATCTTAGACTCATCAACTACAGTAGAACCAGTTAGTATATATAATCCTTCACCTTTAAGTTCATCAACACTATTTCTAACACCATCCCACAAAATTGGTGCCATTTGCCACTCATCAATCAATCGAGGTTTTTCACCTTCTAATAATTTGGAGGGCTTAATATCCAACCACATTTGGTATTCTTCTTGTTTATCAATATCTTGAAGTTTTAAAACACTTTTAGAGTATCGTTCAGCTGTAGTTGTTTTGCCACACCATTTAGGGCCAACAATAAGTACAGCACCAATTACATTCATCCATTGCTTTAATTCATCATCCAAATATCTAGCCATATACTCCATAGAAGCACCTCCTTTAACTATTTTTTAATAATATATTTAACTATTTTTTGATACCGTAATTTATAGTTTTAAAAATTCTAAAATTTAGCTACAAATTAAGATTATGTTTCTATTTTTAAGTAATTTTGATTTTAAATGAGAACAATTTAACAATACTTGATAATAATTGTTGTAACATGAAATTAGGAATTTTGAAGAAAATTTATATAAAAAACATTACTGCAATCAATAATATTTTGAAAACTTTAGGTATCAAAACTGATATTTATATATTTATCTATTTTAATTGAAGGAATAAATAATCTCAAACTAGGTCATTTGATAATCTCTGCCATTAGCTATTCAAAACTTCTTCTGAAACTCTTTCATATATATCACAGTGGAAAACAAACTCTATTTTAGAAAACACGCCCATTGATGTTAATGTCAATTAATTAAATTAAATCTAAAAAAAAGTAGCTATTAAATTATTGACGTTATGTTTTTAGAATCAATATTTAGGTTTTTAACTTTGTCTCTGTCAAAAAAATCATAAGTATTCTTGTGGACTTGTATTAAAGTATTTTTATCAGAAACATCTAATTTCTCATCTGAATTCAATAATTCATTTAAATCATCGTTGAAAACATCAATATCTTTAATTAGCTTATTTAGCTTTTCTATTTCATCATCAAAATTAGTAATGAAAGTTTTAATTGATTTTAATGATAATATTTTTTTATTTAGGACTTCATCTTCATTAATTTCATCTAAATATTTGAAATCATCTATGGATATTTTGGAATATTTTTCTTTAAATTCTGTTTTGTTTAATTTCAAACTTGTTAACTTAGTTAAATCATCATAATAATCTCTTAAATCATATGAAAGGTTTATGAATTCTTCAATTTCTTTGTTAATTTCATCTATACGTTTATTTCCAAAAAAATGACTTGACTTTATGGGTGAAAGTTTTATCTAGCTTCTTTGATTCAATATATTCTGGCAAATCCAGAGCGGAACCACACTCTTGACAAAATTATCTTCATGTTCATTTTTAAAATTGCAGTTAGGGCAAAATTTTTCACGTGTTTGAGACTAAGAAGTAGTCAAATCTGTATACTTTGTTTTCTTCCCTGTATCCTTTTCTGTTTGGCCACCATGAGAAATTGTCTCCTTCTGGATGGAACTTTCTGAATGCATCAACATACTTGGTTAAGATTTCATTAAACCATTCCTGCTCTTCTGGCATGAATCCTGATTTGCCTTTGATGTTCTTAGGGTTTTTAGCATCAATCTCTTGAGAGATTCTGTTGAAATCTCCACAGATTATTGATGGCTTATTTGATTTGTAAACATATTTTGTGAACTCATCATAAAATCTGTATTTGCGATCAAGTCTTTCAGGTGAGCTGGCACCTGATGGGCAATAAACATCATACAGATAAAAGTTTTCAAACTCCATTCTGATTACTCTACCTTCAGCATCACTCCTTATCTCCAAAACCTTTTCCTAACAGAAAGCGGTTCGACCTTTGTATAAATAGCTGTTCCATATAAATTCAGATGCAGGATAATTATAAGAAATGTAATTTTCGATTTCAGGTATTTCTGTTGATTTGACTTCTTGCAGACATAATATGTCGGGACCTTGAGATATTATCTCTTCTAAAAAACCATTTTCAATTATAGATTTAAGTCCGTTAACATTCCATGATATAATTTTCATCAAAACCACTCATTTAGTAATACGTTATTAATAAGTTATGTTAGTCTATAAATTTATAATTAATGTGAAACATTACAATAGCTAACAACACCAACACCCAAATCAATCCAACGAATTAATATACTTTCATGACAAAACTTTATATAAAATTAATCATTGTCTTAATTGATTTCATGAAAGATAGTGTCAATGTACCATATCTCTCATTTAGATTTATTTTAAGGTGAATAATTTTTACAGTAAGTGTAATAAAAAGTCCTGCAATTGTTTATTATCTCATTTTAAAATAGTGCAGTTCAATCTCATTATTTTGAATTGAAAATCTCTTCAAATGTTTCATAACTATCAACAGGATGATAATCAACATTTAATTCTTTAAAATGTTTTTTAGTGCATTCAATTTTATAGCACTCTTCGCCCCTCAATTTATCACGATCTATATTAGATTTGGTTTCAATTATATAATATGAATTCTTTTCAGGATTGTTTTTCACACAAATAGACCAATCAGAATTATATGTTCCATAAGAAGTATCTATTTTAAACCAATTAGGTAGTTTTGCATAGAATGTAATTCTATTATCTATCTCCAATTTATTTGCAAATGTTACTTCGCCCCTAGAATCATAATAATCTGGTCATATATGATTTTTTGTCATCTCTTGAAACTGACTTACTGGTATATGTATAAATTTTCTTTTGTTTAAACAAATTTTTTTTCAAAATACTTATCCATTTTCTTATAATCAATATTCTTAAGTTTTAATTTCTTCATAACATACCATCAATACAATCGGAGCATTGAAACAATATGGTGTAAAAGACCTGATTTTTTCAAGGGATTGTTTGCTTCTGATTACAAAAACGCGCTGTGGCTGAGAATTGTTTGCAGTTGGACTGAGCTGTGATGCCTTTAAAATCTTATCCAACTTTTCACTTTCAATCTCTCTATCCGGATATTTTCTCACAGAATATCTCTCACATGCTAGCTTTAAAAAATCCTACATAATCTCACCTTTAATATTATTTAAAAAAGCTTGTCTTCAACCGGTTCTCCATTGTTTATGGATTTTGCAGATACGAATGCATCAAACATTCCATATATCCATATCAGCAGTGCAAATACCACACCGATAAATATCAGACATAATATCCCTGATATTATGTAACCTGCAATAAGCATGACCCCCTTATGATTCTGCTCATTATATATCTGACCCATTCCCGGAAAAATCATGGACAGCACCAATGCCACGAGAGGACTCTTATGGATTACTGCCGCACCGCAATGTGCACATACTTTGGCCTTTGCATCGATTTTGCTTCCGCAATTATGGCATTTTTTAATATTTGGATTGATTCTGT
The Methanobrevibacter sp. genome window above contains:
- a CDS encoding MATE family efflux transporter translates to MLIVSIGQGLSTGMISIMSNYIGANEKEKANNVFWQRILISIIISIICFVFAFFGLKELLIIMGAESVIDLTMDYAQTVFAGSIIIILNTVTISSLRAEGDMKKASNITIFGFVLNIILDYFLIYFLNFGIWGAGAATILSTLIGTIVVIYWLFVKKDTYLQTKWSHFKFNMKYIKNILSLSIPATLEGFVMSFLFIFVNMMLIVAGGDIHVVAFTGSWKILSLGMIPAIGVEAAILTISGYYFGSGNYKRIKSIYKYSIIFSTTISIIIAIILFIFANQISYLFTLLNG
- a CDS encoding MarR family transcriptional regulator, giving the protein MLNNNSLDSLISIIDRNFKIACLDKFDELDLTFHNYMTLEFIYNHENVIQKDLARLFHRNQSTITRSIDKLENKGFVERIHDDNNKKNNIIILTTKGQKAVEEINSFKKDLEKDLVYNFTENEREIFKKLLNRLIHNFNSYIFK
- a CDS encoding B12-binding domain-containing radical SAM protein: MKVTLVNPPQTASKYKFMGVIAPPLGIGYIAAVLRDNGIDVNILDASAEDMDFKEFSEEIKNRSPDIISISALTPTINKALETAKTAKEVLPNSIIVMGGYHPTFDFEETLKNDFVDIVIRGEGEYVLRDLVETIENNGDLREVRGIVFKEDDNIVLNPNADLIYDLDALPFPAFDLMPMDKYKLLDMDTHMATMITTRGCPMKCSFCSSAAMHGRKMRQRSVDNILAEIDFLREKYDINTIAFMDDTFTLKKSRLMEFCDKLKQKDYEIMWGCTARVDTLDEEVLKNMKESGCITVFMGVESVDQNQLDSMDKGITVPKIENAFKMSRKLGIRTIASVALGMPGDTKKIMNKTIKFVHKLKPNYAIYSLSTPYPGTRFYKESFEKNLIKVKDWSKYTLISPILETADCSLKDLRKMQIKAFIKFYLRPHYLLSQFRQDGTYFIKTIFGVIKTALTKNNDKNSGK
- a CDS encoding tyrosine-type recombinase/integrase, encoding MINDIKFYKFYDVEIYELPKINEKSIQKPQPIYFTNLPDKKIIRDALGIANPVMKAIILFICSSGCGRAEYLSLTIQDYIDALSEYLPKNDLSIFEVIDLIDDDKTIIPTFNIRRKKTNKYYTIHCSPEAIKAINAHILSRRDTVTNESKLFKIAVNYLTVNFQKIHDDLGLGKIGPYNRFRNHMLRKFHASALYNDGMSLDDVNDLHGKAKNKTDQAYFMINPEDLKYQYIEHMSAVTISTEVKKLHVKSQEFVKIENEKNELILELDRLRFDIDSLKSMIGK
- a CDS encoding AbrB/MazE/SpoVT family DNA-binding domain-containing protein; its protein translation is MLILATSKIQSNYQTTIPKEIRKNYDIDDDTVVEWAINNNGNPEINFRKKRNFKDLVGAFKSDERTNAVELKRSLCE
- a CDS encoding type II toxin-antitoxin system VapC family toxin, which encodes MRKVFLDTSFIMGFVNSNDDLHENAIKLEETENVLSQDCYINNNVLNEVLTLTGRKININAAEETYYGLIDSFEILNEYNIVNYTSKTFDIFKRVVGPNSKKTKLSFTDSSIILTMKESNITDLVSFDQQFKHFDEINLIGSNYL
- a CDS encoding DUF4143 domain-containing protein is translated as MEYMARYLDDELKQWMNVIGAVLIVGPKWCGKTTTAERYSKSVLKLQDIDKQEEYQMWLDIKPSKLLEGEKPRLIDEWQMAPILWDGVRNSVDELKGEGLYILTGSTVVDESKIMHSGTGRIHRLFMRPMSLYESGESNGNISIEELFDNPNMNIDGIESNLTMDDLIFAACRGGWPDSINKKDDKDKLLIAYNYLDNIAESDISKVDGVKRDPDRVKVILKAIARNNSTLAKDTTIIADISANFGDISKPTYYSYIDSLKRLFVIEDLRGWAPNIRSKSSMRSGNKKVFIDPSISVAALNMGPEAFNTLDGLKTFGFIFENLCIRDLSVYTSKFGGSISYYHDNSDVEVDCVVHLNDGRYALIECKLGKTKIEEGAQNLLKVNKLIEANDEIRNPSFLAVLTGGEIAHTRKDGVKVIPIGCLK
- a CDS encoding exodeoxyribonuclease III → MEIRSDAEGRVIRMEFENFYLYDVYCPSGASSPERLDRKYRFYDEFTKYVYKSNKPSIICGDFNRISQEIDAKNPKNIKGKSGFMPEEQEWFNEILTKYVDAFRKFHPEGDNFSWWPNRKGYREENKVYRFDYFLVSNT